Proteins found in one Luteimonas chenhongjianii genomic segment:
- the glmS gene encoding glutamine--fructose-6-phosphate transaminase (isomerizing) — MCGIVGAIAGRDVVPVLVEGLKRLEYRGYDSAGIAVVAGGVVQRVRRTGRVAEMESAALAQGLTARLGIGHTRWATHGGVTETNAHPHISHDSLALVHNGIIENHEAQRERLTGLGYVFESQTDTEVIAHLIHHHQSRGLDLLAALQASVRELEGAYALAVIDKTDPDRMVVARMGCPLLIGLGEGENFVASDVSAILQATRRVIFLEEGDTAVLTCTKVQVYDSSGAPVTREEHLSDVSLASLELGPYRHYMQKEIHEQPRALADTMEAIIDVAAFEPTLFGPDAGEVLREVEGVQILACGTSFYAGSVARYWIEAISGLPCSVEIASEYRYRRAVANPKHLIVTISQSGETLDTMEALKYAKSLGHNRTLSICNVPESAIPRASRLVFYTRAGAEIGVASTKAFTTQLVGLFALAVTLAKLNGRLAVEQEAAYIEDLRQLPGSVQHALNLEPQISLWAEKFTPKQHALFLGRGVHYPIALEGALKLKEISYIHAEAYPAGELKHGPLALVDADMPVVVIAPKDGLLEKVKSNMQEVRARGGELFVFTDADSNFGPSEGVHVIRTPRHVGVLSPIVHTIPVQLLAYYTALARGTDVDKPRNLAKSVTVE; from the coding sequence ATGTGCGGAATCGTCGGCGCCATCGCAGGTCGCGATGTAGTTCCCGTCCTTGTCGAGGGTCTGAAGCGGCTGGAATATCGCGGCTACGATTCGGCCGGCATTGCAGTCGTGGCCGGAGGCGTCGTCCAGCGCGTCCGCCGCACCGGCCGCGTCGCGGAAATGGAATCGGCTGCGCTGGCGCAGGGCCTGACCGCCCGGCTCGGCATCGGCCATACCCGCTGGGCCACGCATGGCGGCGTGACCGAAACCAATGCGCACCCGCACATCAGCCATGACAGCCTGGCCCTGGTGCACAACGGCATCATCGAAAACCACGAAGCGCAGCGCGAGCGCTTGACGGGGCTCGGCTACGTGTTCGAGTCGCAGACCGACACCGAGGTGATCGCGCATCTGATCCACCACCACCAGTCCCGAGGGTTGGATCTGCTCGCTGCGCTGCAGGCATCGGTTCGTGAACTCGAAGGCGCGTATGCGCTGGCGGTGATCGACAAGACCGATCCGGATCGCATGGTCGTGGCGCGCATGGGCTGTCCGCTGCTCATCGGGCTGGGCGAGGGCGAGAACTTCGTCGCATCCGACGTCTCGGCGATCCTGCAGGCGACGCGTCGGGTGATCTTCCTCGAGGAAGGCGACACGGCGGTCCTGACATGCACGAAAGTGCAGGTCTATGACAGCAGCGGCGCTCCGGTCACCCGCGAAGAACATCTCTCCGACGTTTCGCTCGCCTCGCTCGAACTCGGTCCCTACCGGCATTACATGCAGAAGGAGATCCACGAGCAGCCCAGGGCGCTTGCCGACACGATGGAGGCGATCATCGACGTTGCCGCATTCGAGCCGACTCTGTTCGGCCCGGATGCGGGCGAGGTACTGCGCGAGGTGGAGGGCGTGCAGATCCTCGCCTGCGGCACCAGCTTCTATGCCGGCTCGGTCGCGCGCTACTGGATCGAGGCGATCAGTGGCCTGCCGTGCTCGGTCGAGATTGCCAGCGAGTACCGGTACCGACGCGCGGTCGCGAATCCGAAGCATCTGATCGTCACCATCTCCCAGTCCGGCGAGACCCTCGACACGATGGAGGCGCTCAAGTACGCCAAGTCGTTGGGCCACAACCGGACCCTGTCCATCTGCAACGTGCCCGAGAGCGCGATCCCGCGCGCGAGTCGCCTGGTGTTCTACACCCGGGCGGGCGCCGAGATCGGCGTCGCCTCGACGAAGGCATTCACCACCCAGCTCGTCGGACTGTTCGCGCTCGCCGTCACTCTGGCAAAGCTCAACGGCCGGCTCGCTGTAGAGCAGGAGGCGGCCTATATCGAGGATCTCCGCCAGCTCCCCGGCAGCGTGCAGCACGCACTCAACCTGGAACCGCAGATCTCGCTGTGGGCGGAGAAGTTCACGCCCAAGCAGCACGCCCTGTTCCTGGGGCGCGGCGTGCATTACCCCATTGCGCTGGAGGGTGCGCTCAAGCTCAAGGAAATTTCCTATATCCACGCCGAAGCCTATCCGGCCGGAGAGCTCAAGCACGGACCGCTGGCCCTGGTCGATGCGGACATGCCCGTCGTGGTGATCGCGCCCAAGGACGGACTGCTGGAAAAAGTGAAGTCCAACATGCAGGAGGTCAGGGCCCGTGGTGGCGAGTTGTTCGTCTTCACCGATGCCGACAGCAACTTCGGCCCCTCGGAAGGCGTGCACGTGATCCGCACCCCGCGCCACGTCGGCGTGCTCAGTCCGATCGTGCACACGATCCCGGTCCAGCTTCTGGCCTATTACACGGCGCTCGCCCGCGGTACCGACGTCGACAAGCCCCGGAATCTGGCCAAGTCGGTCACTGTGGAATAG
- a CDS encoding efflux RND transporter periplasmic adaptor subunit: MSSATTPSSPPPRPAGIRDTAGQDTVHASSRTARRRPWLLGGAALLAVLGLSAWLLTGWASGASSVDAQRLRFADVTRGDLVRDIAAEGRVIAANSPTLYAISGGMLTLKVVAGDRVERGQALAEIDSPELRSKLAQEEATLAGYEAEAGRADLDAQLRRAEARKVLDQAQIDRTAAQRDLQRYQRAFEGGAVAQVDLARAQDTLKKTEIGVSSATEDLGLQGRGATLDTRNKQLVAERQRSVVTEVRRQVDALTLRAPFDGIVGQVQAVQSSNVAANAPVLSVVDLSVFEVEIRVPESFARDLEIGMPAELRSVGTAYPAKVSAVSPEVVNGEVVARLRFDEDSQPPGLRQSQRLSARILLDTRKDVLMVARGPFLDQEGGSAAYVLEGNTAVRRPITAGASSLSSVEIIEGLQAGERVIVAGTDQFDNAERVRISGL, from the coding sequence ATGTCCAGCGCCACTACCCCTTCTTCGCCACCGCCCCGCCCCGCCGGCATTCGCGATACCGCCGGGCAGGACACGGTGCACGCGTCATCCCGCACCGCCCGACGCCGGCCCTGGCTGCTCGGCGGGGCCGCATTGCTGGCGGTACTCGGACTGTCCGCCTGGCTGTTGACCGGCTGGGCATCGGGCGCGAGCTCGGTGGACGCGCAGCGCCTGCGCTTTGCCGACGTGACCCGCGGCGATCTGGTCCGCGACATCGCAGCGGAAGGCCGGGTGATCGCCGCGAACAGTCCTACCCTGTACGCCATTTCGGGCGGCATGCTGACGCTTAAGGTCGTCGCCGGTGACCGCGTCGAACGCGGGCAGGCCCTGGCCGAGATCGACAGCCCCGAGCTGCGCAGCAAGCTTGCGCAGGAAGAAGCGACCCTGGCCGGGTACGAAGCCGAGGCCGGCCGGGCGGACCTCGACGCGCAACTGCGCCGCGCCGAAGCGCGCAAGGTCCTCGACCAGGCGCAGATCGACCGCACCGCAGCCCAGCGCGATCTCCAGCGCTACCAGCGCGCGTTCGAAGGCGGCGCGGTCGCGCAGGTGGACCTCGCGCGCGCGCAGGACACTTTGAAGAAGACCGAGATCGGCGTGTCGTCGGCGACCGAGGACCTGGGCCTGCAGGGACGCGGCGCCACCCTGGACACGCGCAACAAGCAGCTGGTCGCCGAGCGCCAGCGCAGCGTGGTGACGGAGGTCCGGCGCCAGGTCGACGCGTTGACCCTGCGTGCGCCCTTCGACGGCATCGTCGGCCAGGTCCAGGCGGTGCAGAGCAGCAATGTCGCGGCCAACGCACCGGTCCTCTCGGTCGTCGACCTGTCGGTGTTCGAAGTCGAAATCCGCGTGCCGGAGAGCTTCGCGCGTGATCTGGAGATCGGCATGCCGGCCGAGCTGCGTAGCGTCGGCACGGCCTACCCGGCGAAGGTCTCGGCGGTTTCGCCCGAGGTGGTCAACGGCGAGGTGGTGGCGCGGCTGCGCTTCGACGAGGACAGCCAGCCGCCGGGTCTGCGCCAGAGCCAGCGCCTGAGCGCGCGCATCCTGCTCGATACCCGCAAGGACGTGCTGATGGTCGCCCGGGGCCCCTTCCTCGACCAGGAAGGTGGCAGCGCGGCCTACGTGCTCGAGGGCAACACGGCGGTACGCCGACCGATCACCGCCGGCGCCAGCAGCCTGTCGTCGGTGGAGATCATCGAAGGCCTGCAAGCTGGCGAGCGCGTCATCGTCGCCGGTACCGATCAGTTCGACAACGCGGAGCGTGTCCGCATCTCGGGACTATGA
- a CDS encoding ABC transporter permease: MFGYYLQLALRSFRNSRMLTGLMVLAIALGIGASMTTLTVFHVLSGDPIPDKSDRLFYVQLDAADMHGFVAGEEPDRNITRMDAETLLREARGTRQAMMSGGFVAVQPDGGRTPFFTDARYTSADFFAMFDAPLAHGRAWGAEDDAARARVAVISGETNRKVFGGGDSTGRTLRINGQDFQVIGVLDAWMPTPRFWDLSLQSFNTLESIFVPLSTAIELKLSRMGSMNCWADSGGDFDALNAPCSWVQYWVELPGAADAAAYRDYLLSYSEQQRAAGRFERPANVRLRDVPSLLDHHQVVPSDVRLQLWLALGFLLVCLVNTVGLLLAKSLRRASEIGVRRALGASRREIFTQFIVEAGAIGVAGGICGLGLALLGLWAVRQNPSSYAKLAQLDTTMLLTTFALSIFASLLAGMLPAWRAMQVTPAIQLKSQ; this comes from the coding sequence ATGTTCGGCTACTACCTGCAGCTTGCGCTGCGCAGCTTCCGCAACAGTCGCATGCTCACCGGACTGATGGTTCTGGCGATCGCGCTGGGCATCGGCGCCAGCATGACCACGCTGACCGTGTTCCACGTGCTGTCGGGCGATCCCATCCCCGACAAGAGCGATCGCCTGTTCTACGTCCAGCTCGACGCGGCGGATATGCATGGTTTCGTGGCCGGTGAGGAACCGGACCGCAACATCACCCGCATGGACGCCGAAACCCTGCTGCGCGAGGCGCGTGGCACCCGCCAGGCGATGATGAGTGGCGGCTTCGTCGCGGTGCAGCCCGATGGTGGGCGCACCCCATTCTTCACCGACGCGCGCTACACCTCGGCCGACTTCTTCGCGATGTTCGATGCGCCTCTGGCCCACGGTCGTGCGTGGGGCGCCGAGGACGACGCTGCGCGCGCCCGCGTGGCGGTGATTTCGGGCGAGACGAACCGCAAAGTGTTCGGCGGCGGCGACAGCACCGGTCGCACGCTGCGCATCAACGGCCAGGACTTCCAGGTGATCGGAGTACTCGATGCATGGATGCCGACGCCGCGGTTCTGGGACCTGAGCCTGCAGAGCTTCAACACACTCGAATCGATCTTCGTCCCGCTCTCCACCGCAATCGAGCTGAAGCTCTCGCGCATGGGCAGCATGAACTGCTGGGCCGATTCCGGCGGCGACTTCGATGCCCTCAATGCGCCCTGCAGTTGGGTGCAGTACTGGGTGGAACTCCCGGGCGCAGCCGATGCGGCCGCATACCGCGACTATCTGCTGAGCTACTCCGAACAGCAGCGCGCCGCCGGCCGCTTCGAGCGTCCCGCCAACGTGCGCCTGCGCGATGTTCCGTCGCTGCTCGATCATCACCAGGTCGTGCCCAGCGATGTCAGGCTGCAACTGTGGCTCGCCCTCGGCTTCCTGCTGGTGTGCCTGGTCAATACCGTCGGACTGCTGCTCGCCAAGAGCCTGCGGCGCGCGTCGGAGATTGGCGTGCGCCGCGCCCTGGGTGCGTCGCGGCGCGAAATCTTTACCCAGTTCATCGTCGAGGCGGGCGCGATCGGCGTGGCCGGCGGCATCTGCGGCCTGGGCCTGGCGCTGCTCGGGCTGTGGGCCGTCCGGCAGAACCCCAGCAGCTACGCCAAGCTCGCCCAGCTCGACACCACGATGCTGCTGACAACCTTCGCCCTGTCGATCTTCGCCAGCCTGCTCGCCGGGATGCTGCCCGCATGGCGGGCGATGCAGGTCACGCCCGCGATCCAGCTCAAGTCGCAGTAA
- a CDS encoding ABC transporter permease: MDIRPILSTLRRHKTAAALIVIEIALACAIICNAIYLIDRRLDHMARPSGTVENEIVRIQMPSIDERDATDRKAGVERDLAALRAIPGVRHVAAATQIPYGNSSSTTGVRLHPDQVSDTLLASPYLGTEELLETFGLQLVAGRRFNADEFIDSSDLQSGGDAARTPAAIINRAMAERLFPGENAVGKQIYSMGTAAIPIVGIVDTLAMPTDGTGPGDATMLLPVRNYSNGINYVIRTDPAQRREVLEASVAALSRLDPDRVAVNSDLLSDLRDRYYREDRAMAGLLVVVCIALLVVTALGIVGLASFWVQQRTKQIGIRRALGATRSQILRYFQLENFLLATIGIVLGMLLAYGLNQLLMSRYELGRLPLGYLPAGALALWLLGQIAVYWPARRAASVPPAVATRSI, translated from the coding sequence ATGGACATCCGCCCCATCCTTTCGACGCTGCGTCGGCACAAAACCGCTGCGGCGCTGATCGTCATCGAGATCGCGCTTGCCTGCGCGATCATCTGCAACGCGATCTACCTCATCGATCGCCGCCTCGACCATATGGCGCGACCCAGCGGCACGGTCGAGAACGAGATCGTCCGCATCCAGATGCCGAGCATCGACGAACGTGACGCCACCGATCGCAAGGCGGGCGTCGAACGCGACCTCGCCGCGCTGCGCGCCATCCCGGGCGTGCGTCACGTCGCCGCGGCCACCCAGATCCCCTACGGCAACAGCAGCTCGACCACCGGCGTGCGACTGCACCCCGACCAGGTCAGCGACACGCTGCTCGCTTCGCCCTACCTGGGGACGGAGGAGTTGCTCGAAACCTTCGGCCTGCAGCTCGTGGCCGGGCGTCGTTTCAATGCCGACGAGTTCATCGACTCGAGCGACCTCCAGAGCGGCGGGGATGCAGCCCGGACGCCTGCGGCCATCATCAACCGGGCGATGGCCGAGCGGCTGTTCCCGGGCGAGAACGCGGTCGGCAAGCAGATCTACAGCATGGGAACAGCGGCGATTCCCATCGTCGGCATCGTCGATACGCTGGCGATGCCCACCGATGGCACGGGGCCGGGTGACGCAACGATGCTGCTACCGGTCCGCAACTACTCCAACGGCATCAACTATGTGATCCGTACCGACCCCGCGCAGCGCCGCGAGGTGCTCGAGGCGAGTGTGGCCGCGCTTTCCCGGCTCGATCCCGACCGGGTGGCGGTCAACAGCGATCTGCTCAGTGACCTGCGCGACCGCTACTACCGCGAGGATCGCGCGATGGCCGGGCTACTGGTGGTGGTGTGCATCGCGCTGCTGGTGGTCACCGCGCTCGGCATCGTCGGGCTGGCGAGCTTCTGGGTGCAGCAGCGCACCAAGCAGATCGGCATCCGCCGCGCGCTCGGCGCCACCCGCAGCCAGATCCTGCGGTACTTCCAACTGGAGAACTTCCTGCTCGCCACGATCGGCATCGTGCTGGGCATGCTGTTGGCCTATGGGCTCAACCAGCTGCTGATGTCGCGCTACGAACTGGGACGCCTGCCGCTGGGGTACCTGCCAGCCGGCGCCTTGGCCCTGTGGCTGCTCGGCCAGATCGCGGTGTACTGGCCGGCGCGACGCGCGGCCTCGGTGCCGCCGGCGGTGGCGACCCGCAGCATCTGA
- a CDS encoding sigma-54-dependent transcriptional regulator has protein sequence MPTILVIDDNPAVATALELLFSLHDIACEHAATPEAGIERLRAGGIDLVVQDMNFGADTTSGDEGVALFHEIRRFDPDLPVVLLTAWTRLESAVDLIRAGAADYLGKPWDDGKLLATVNNLLELAFARRELDTRTRDDRRRRDALCNGRDLRGLVWDDPASEATLALALQVAASSLPVLLTGPNGTGKEKYAEILHANSPVRDGPFIAVNCGALPNDLVEAELFGAEAGAYTGATRAREGRFEAADGGTLFLDEIGTLPPSGQVKLLRVLETGRFARLGGHRERSVQVRVLSATNANLPAMIADGRFREDLYYRLNGIELRLAPLAQRPRDILPLARHFLAGRKPLSEEAERALLQYRWPGNVRELRNVIQRAELLARDTRIAAADLALPLTPRPDAVTREREPDRAEIEAALGRSGGVLAQAASELGLSRQALYRRLDRLGIRRD, from the coding sequence ATGCCCACGATCCTTGTCATCGATGACAACCCTGCCGTTGCCACCGCGCTCGAACTGTTGTTCTCGCTGCACGACATCGCCTGCGAGCACGCTGCAACGCCCGAAGCCGGCATCGAGCGCCTGCGCGCCGGTGGTATCGATCTGGTCGTGCAGGACATGAACTTCGGCGCCGACACGACCTCCGGTGACGAGGGCGTCGCCCTGTTCCACGAGATCCGGCGGTTCGATCCCGACCTGCCGGTCGTGCTGTTGACCGCGTGGACGCGCCTGGAGTCTGCGGTGGACCTGATCCGCGCCGGCGCCGCCGACTATCTGGGCAAGCCCTGGGATGACGGCAAGCTGCTTGCGACGGTCAACAACCTGCTGGAGCTGGCCTTCGCGCGGCGGGAGCTCGATACGCGCACGCGCGACGACCGTCGCCGCCGCGATGCCCTCTGCAATGGCCGCGACCTGCGCGGTCTGGTCTGGGACGACCCGGCCAGCGAAGCGACGCTGGCGCTTGCCCTGCAGGTCGCGGCATCTTCGCTGCCGGTGCTGCTCACCGGGCCGAACGGTACGGGCAAGGAGAAATACGCCGAGATCCTGCACGCCAACTCGCCGGTGCGGGATGGGCCGTTCATTGCGGTGAACTGTGGCGCCTTGCCGAACGACCTGGTCGAAGCCGAGCTGTTCGGCGCCGAGGCCGGCGCCTACACCGGCGCGACCCGGGCGCGCGAAGGGCGTTTCGAGGCTGCGGATGGTGGCACGTTGTTCCTGGACGAGATCGGCACGCTGCCGCCGTCGGGCCAGGTGAAGCTGCTGCGCGTGCTCGAGACCGGCCGGTTCGCGCGCCTCGGCGGCCACCGCGAGCGCAGCGTGCAGGTGCGCGTGCTCAGCGCGACCAACGCCAACCTGCCTGCGATGATCGCCGACGGCCGATTCCGGGAAGACCTCTACTACCGGCTCAACGGCATCGAACTGCGTCTGGCGCCACTGGCGCAGCGGCCGCGCGACATCCTGCCGCTTGCCCGGCACTTTCTCGCCGGACGAAAGCCGCTCTCCGAAGAAGCGGAACGCGCACTGCTGCAGTACCGCTGGCCGGGCAACGTGCGGGAACTGCGCAATGTGATCCAGCGCGCCGAGCTGCTGGCCCGCGATACGCGCATTGCAGCGGCCGATCTGGCCTTGCCCCTCACGCCCCGGCCCGATGCGGTCACGCGTGAACGCGAACCCGACCGCGCGGAAATCGAGGCCGCGCTCGGCCGCAGCGGTGGCGTGCTGGCGCAGGCGGCGAGCGAGCTCGGACTGTCGCGTCAGGCGCTGTATCGACGCCTCGACCGCCTCGGCATCCGGCGCGACTGA